A section of the Rhodothermus profundi genome encodes:
- a CDS encoding heavy metal translocating P-type ATPase, translating to MTTPDRSHTEHAHHTHKGHTPDHHAHHTAHKATPAAAHHAHAHPDHHAHHDHHAHHAHMVEDFRRRFWISLVLTIPILALSPMIQSFLGLGDALRFPGDLLVLWALSSVVFFYGGWPFLKGLFDELRQRNPGMMTLIAIAIATAYLYSSAVVFGLAGKIFFWELATLIDVMLLGHWIEMRSVLGASRALEELARLMPSEAHKVLPDGTIQDVPLDQLHPGDRVLVRPGEKIPADGVIVEGHTTVNEALLTGESAPVEKKVGDTVIGGAINGEGSLTIEVQKTGAESYLSQVIELVRQAQEAKSRTQDLANRAARWLTIVALGGGGLTLAVWTLLIGQPFDFALERMVTVMVIACPHALGLAVPLVVAVSTALSAQNGLLIRDRTAFENARNLQAVIFDKTGTLTEGRFGVTDTLVFQDSLSEEELLRLAAAVEQHSEHPIARGIVEAVEQPLAADDFQAIPGKGARARVNGQEVLVVSPGYLREHGLAVQDPRVDALAEQGKTVVFVVRDGQVAGAIALADVIRPESREAVRQLKQMGLQVLMLTGDNRRVAAWVAREIGLDDYFAEVLPDQKAAKVREVQQRGLRVAMVGDGINDAPALAQADVGIAIGAGTDVAIETADIVLVRNDPRDVVSILRLSRATYRKMVQNLWWAAGYNIIAIPLAAGVLYKLGLLLGPAVAAVFMSASTVIVSINARFLKVEK from the coding sequence ATGACTACCCCGGATCGTTCCCATACGGAACACGCGCATCATACGCATAAAGGCCACACGCCCGATCATCATGCCCACCACACCGCCCACAAGGCGACGCCTGCAGCAGCCCACCACGCGCATGCCCACCCTGACCATCATGCCCATCACGACCACCACGCGCATCACGCGCACATGGTAGAAGACTTCCGGCGCCGCTTCTGGATCTCGCTGGTGCTGACTATTCCTATCCTGGCGCTTTCGCCCATGATCCAGTCGTTTCTGGGGCTGGGCGACGCCCTGCGTTTTCCGGGCGACCTGCTGGTACTCTGGGCGCTGTCATCCGTCGTGTTCTTCTACGGTGGATGGCCCTTTCTGAAAGGGCTGTTTGACGAGCTGCGCCAGCGCAATCCGGGCATGATGACGCTCATTGCGATCGCCATTGCGACCGCTTATCTCTATTCCAGCGCCGTCGTGTTTGGACTGGCTGGCAAGATCTTTTTCTGGGAGCTGGCCACCCTGATCGATGTGATGCTGCTGGGACACTGGATCGAAATGCGCTCGGTGCTGGGCGCCTCCCGTGCCCTGGAAGAGCTGGCGCGCCTGATGCCTTCCGAAGCGCACAAGGTGCTGCCTGACGGAACGATCCAGGACGTCCCGCTTGATCAACTGCATCCAGGCGACCGGGTGCTGGTACGCCCCGGCGAAAAAATCCCGGCCGACGGCGTGATTGTCGAAGGGCACACGACCGTCAACGAGGCCCTGCTGACCGGAGAATCAGCTCCTGTGGAAAAGAAGGTTGGCGATACCGTCATTGGCGGTGCCATCAACGGCGAAGGATCGCTGACCATTGAAGTGCAGAAGACCGGCGCTGAGAGCTACCTATCCCAGGTAATTGAGCTCGTGCGCCAGGCGCAAGAAGCCAAATCACGCACGCAGGACCTGGCCAACCGAGCCGCCCGCTGGTTGACCATTGTGGCGCTAGGTGGAGGCGGCCTGACGCTGGCCGTCTGGACCCTGCTGATAGGGCAGCCCTTCGACTTTGCCCTGGAACGGATGGTAACGGTCATGGTAATTGCCTGCCCGCATGCGCTGGGTCTGGCCGTTCCCCTGGTAGTGGCGGTCTCCACCGCCCTGTCTGCCCAGAACGGCTTGCTCATTCGTGACCGCACCGCCTTTGAAAACGCACGCAATTTGCAAGCGGTCATTTTTGACAAGACCGGGACCCTGACCGAAGGACGTTTTGGCGTTACCGACACGCTGGTTTTCCAGGATAGTCTTTCCGAAGAAGAACTGCTTCGCCTGGCGGCAGCGGTAGAGCAGCATTCCGAACATCCGATTGCCCGTGGGATTGTCGAAGCGGTGGAGCAGCCGCTTGCAGCGGACGACTTTCAGGCCATTCCCGGGAAAGGGGCGCGCGCCCGCGTTAACGGTCAGGAAGTGCTGGTTGTTAGCCCGGGCTACCTGCGCGAGCATGGGCTGGCCGTCCAGGACCCCCGGGTCGATGCCCTGGCCGAACAGGGCAAAACCGTTGTGTTTGTCGTGCGCGACGGCCAGGTTGCGGGCGCCATTGCGCTGGCCGACGTCATCCGGCCAGAATCCAGAGAGGCGGTCCGCCAGCTCAAACAGATGGGCCTGCAGGTTCTGATGCTCACGGGCGACAACCGCCGCGTGGCCGCCTGGGTTGCCCGTGAAATTGGCCTGGACGACTACTTCGCTGAGGTGCTTCCCGATCAGAAAGCCGCCAAAGTCAGGGAAGTGCAGCAGCGCGGCCTGCGCGTGGCGATGGTCGGGGATGGCATTAACGATGCGCCTGCCCTGGCACAGGCTGACGTAGGGATTGCGATCGGCGCAGGTACCGACGTGGCCATCGAGACCGCCGACATCGTGCTGGTCCGCAACGATCCCCGTGACGTAGTCTCAATCCTCCGGCTAAGCCGCGCCACCTACCGCAAAATGGTACAAAATCTCTGGTGGGCAGCCGGCTACAACATCATTGCTATTCCGCTGGCAGCCGGCGTGCTCTATAAGCTGGGCCTGTTGCTCGGACCGGCCGTAGCGGCTGTGTTTATGTCGGCCAGCACAGTGATTGTCTCGATCAATGCCCGCTTCCTGAAAGTGGAAAAATAA
- a CDS encoding thiolase family protein: MQEVYIVTAVRTPIGRFGGALKDFHPADLAAHVMKAALEKAGVEGEKLDGYIFGHVLRGGHGQLIPRQAALKAGIPKEVDGVAVDMVCSSGMMSVMTAATMIRAGEADLLLAGGVESMSQAGFYLSARARWGYKFLLGAPEQLVDLLLYDGLTDPMSGEAMGEQTERLAAEHGITREALDEIALMSHQRAAEATTRCYFAEEIIPITYRERRETKTLDRDEGIRPDTTREALAALRPAFKKDGVLTAGNSSQISDGAAALLLASRAAVDRYGLQPIARLLGGAWAAGEPWRFPEAPVPAVRRLLDRLGRRIEDFDLFENNEAFAINSILFHRMLGVPYEKLNVHGGAIALGHPIGCSGARIIVTLVHALRQHGGALGLAAICHGTGGGTAVAVERLA, translated from the coding sequence ATGCAGGAGGTATACATTGTAACGGCCGTACGCACGCCTATCGGAAGGTTTGGCGGTGCGCTCAAGGATTTCCACCCGGCTGATCTGGCTGCGCACGTCATGAAAGCAGCGCTTGAAAAAGCAGGGGTGGAGGGAGAAAAGCTGGATGGATACATCTTTGGTCATGTGCTCCGGGGAGGACATGGCCAGCTTATTCCACGCCAGGCCGCGCTAAAAGCAGGCATTCCCAAGGAAGTAGATGGCGTGGCTGTGGACATGGTCTGCTCATCCGGAATGATGAGTGTCATGACGGCGGCCACTATGATCCGTGCGGGCGAAGCCGACTTGCTGCTGGCCGGTGGCGTGGAGTCGATGTCGCAGGCAGGGTTTTATCTGTCAGCACGGGCCCGCTGGGGGTACAAGTTTCTGCTGGGAGCTCCTGAGCAACTTGTCGATCTGCTGCTCTATGACGGTCTGACCGACCCTATGAGTGGGGAGGCAATGGGTGAGCAGACCGAGCGCCTGGCTGCTGAGCACGGCATCACCCGTGAAGCGCTCGATGAAATTGCCTTGATGTCCCATCAGCGGGCAGCCGAAGCGACCACCCGCTGCTATTTTGCCGAGGAAATCATTCCCATTACCTACCGTGAGCGGCGGGAGACAAAGACGCTCGACCGGGATGAAGGCATTCGGCCTGACACGACGCGGGAAGCGTTGGCTGCCCTGAGGCCGGCCTTCAAAAAGGACGGGGTGCTAACGGCGGGCAACAGTAGCCAGATCAGTGACGGTGCCGCTGCCCTGCTGCTGGCCAGCCGAGCGGCCGTTGACCGTTACGGGTTGCAGCCCATCGCACGTCTGCTCGGAGGCGCCTGGGCAGCCGGTGAACCATGGCGCTTTCCGGAAGCACCCGTTCCGGCGGTCCGACGGCTGCTGGATCGGCTGGGACGCCGCATTGAAGATTTTGACCTGTTTGAGAACAACGAAGCCTTTGCAATTAACAGCATTCTCTTTCACCGCATGCTGGGCGTGCCCTACGAAAAGCTGAACGTGCATGGAGGAGCTATTGCGCTGGGACATCCTATTGGCTGCTCTGGTGCGCGCATCATCGTGACACTTGTGCATGCGCTGCGTCAGCACGGAGGCGCGCTGGGACTGGCTGCGATCTGCCATGGTACAGGAGGGGGGACGGCAGTAGCCGTAGAACGCCTTGCATAG
- a CDS encoding DUF72 domain-containing protein — MRGRAWIGTSGWAYRHWRGVFYPEEVPSRQWLGYYAQIFDTVELNSTFYHLPRPTTVQRWHDQAPSGFRFAVKVSRLITHQRRLRDCAEALQTFFQAIEPLQEHLGPILYQLPPGLHADLERLEAFTALLPPGYLHVFEFRHRSWFTESVQAFLAQQGLIFCLHDWSRLQVPLWTTGPAVYVRFHGTSGRYAGSYEEATLQQWAHRIHDWLAEGRDVYVYFNNDIDGHAVLNARTLKTLLTTS, encoded by the coding sequence ATGAGGGGACGCGCCTGGATTGGCACTTCAGGATGGGCCTACCGCCACTGGCGGGGCGTGTTCTATCCGGAAGAGGTGCCTTCCCGTCAGTGGCTGGGGTACTACGCGCAAATTTTCGATACCGTCGAACTCAACAGCACGTTCTATCACCTCCCACGCCCTACTACCGTGCAACGCTGGCATGATCAAGCGCCCTCAGGCTTTCGCTTTGCGGTAAAAGTCAGTCGCCTCATTACGCACCAGCGTCGCCTGCGCGACTGCGCCGAGGCGCTTCAGACTTTTTTTCAGGCCATCGAGCCGCTTCAGGAGCATCTGGGCCCTATTCTTTACCAGCTTCCTCCCGGTCTGCATGCCGATCTGGAGCGTCTGGAGGCCTTCACAGCCCTGTTACCACCCGGCTATCTGCATGTCTTCGAATTTCGCCATCGAAGCTGGTTCACCGAATCCGTACAGGCGTTTCTGGCTCAGCAGGGGCTGATTTTTTGCCTGCACGACTGGTCGCGCCTTCAGGTACCCTTGTGGACCACTGGTCCTGCTGTCTACGTTCGGTTCCATGGCACCAGCGGACGTTATGCAGGCAGCTATGAGGAGGCAACGCTCCAACAGTGGGCCCACCGCATCCACGACTGGCTGGCTGAAGGCCGCGACGTGTACGTGTACTTCAATAATGACATCGACGGCCACGCTGTCCTGAACGCTCGTACGCTGAAAACGCTGCTAACCACCAGCTGA
- a CDS encoding plastocyanin/azurin family copper-binding protein → MMTRMILLLGLLVAGGVQAEPVKKVVIEPVGDELKFKQTTFTVAPGQTVQLIFKNTASVMPHNVVVLNTDSPTVVNRVGTAALTDPDYVPDDPAILAFTKVAQPGQTVEVTFKAPDRPGRYRYICTFPGHYTLMQGTMVVSGKATS, encoded by the coding sequence ATGATGACGCGAATGATTCTATTGCTGGGCCTGCTGGTAGCAGGTGGGGTGCAGGCAGAGCCTGTCAAGAAGGTTGTTATTGAGCCAGTAGGCGATGAGCTCAAGTTCAAGCAGACAACCTTCACCGTGGCACCGGGTCAAACCGTGCAGCTCATTTTCAAAAACACAGCGAGCGTCATGCCGCATAACGTGGTGGTGCTGAACACCGACAGTCCAACCGTAGTGAATCGGGTTGGCACGGCGGCCCTTACAGATCCAGACTATGTGCCTGATGATCCAGCCATTCTAGCCTTTACGAAGGTGGCCCAACCGGGCCAGACCGTAGAGGTAACGTTTAAGGCGCCAGACAGGCCCGGCCGCTATCGTTACATCTGCACGTTTCCCGGGCACTACACCCTGATGCAGGGAACGATGGTCGTCTCCGGCAAGGCGACCAGTTGA
- a CDS encoding NAD(P)/FAD-dependent oxidoreductase: MNTRADVQVIGAGPAGLTAAITLARAGVKVDVFEQAPDVGARFHGDFQGLENWSTDEDVLDFLAALGLETNFQCVPYTEGVFYDPSLEGFPIRTQRPWFYLITRGPHPGSLDQGLKQQALEAGAALHFRQRVERITGGPVIVATGPYAADAIARGLVFETDHPDACYGFLDDRIAPRGYAYLLVHRGRATLATCLFDDFPLARVYFERTLETVSRVVRMPVRNPRVFGGYVNFAVRDTWTRGNRVYFVGERAGFQDALWGFGLRYALWSGYLAARAILEQADYNAWCRQYLVPWLQTSLVNRLLYNQLGNHGYRWMLQHLSQSDVLQELRRQYQPSKFKQRLYRVARHRLFPTLREQACRETECTCLWCRHGKHVDHASLQQCVPPYLTAAF; encoded by the coding sequence ATGAATACCCGAGCCGACGTACAGGTGATTGGCGCAGGTCCTGCCGGCCTGACTGCCGCGATAACGCTGGCCCGCGCCGGCGTAAAGGTCGACGTCTTTGAACAGGCCCCGGATGTGGGCGCCCGCTTTCACGGCGACTTTCAGGGACTGGAGAACTGGTCCACTGACGAGGATGTGCTCGACTTTCTGGCAGCTCTGGGCCTTGAAACGAATTTTCAGTGCGTGCCGTACACCGAAGGCGTTTTTTATGATCCTTCGCTGGAGGGCTTTCCGATCCGAACCCAACGCCCCTGGTTTTACCTGATCACGCGAGGGCCCCATCCCGGATCGTTGGACCAGGGCTTAAAGCAGCAGGCCCTGGAGGCAGGCGCTGCGCTCCACTTTCGCCAGCGCGTAGAACGAATTACCGGAGGCCCTGTCATCGTAGCTACCGGTCCCTACGCTGCAGACGCCATCGCCCGGGGACTGGTCTTTGAAACCGACCATCCGGACGCCTGCTACGGCTTTCTGGACGACCGCATCGCGCCCCGGGGATACGCGTATCTGCTGGTGCATCGGGGACGAGCTACACTGGCAACCTGCCTGTTCGACGACTTTCCGCTGGCACGCGTGTACTTCGAACGCACCCTGGAGACGGTCAGCCGCGTCGTGCGCATGCCTGTCCGTAATCCGCGCGTCTTTGGCGGATATGTCAATTTCGCCGTACGCGACACCTGGACCCGCGGCAACCGCGTCTACTTTGTAGGCGAACGGGCAGGCTTTCAAGATGCCCTCTGGGGATTCGGGCTCCGCTATGCCCTCTGGTCTGGCTACCTGGCTGCGCGGGCTATTCTGGAACAAGCTGACTACAATGCGTGGTGCCGGCAGTACCTTGTGCCCTGGCTGCAAACCTCCCTGGTCAACCGATTGCTCTATAACCAATTAGGCAACCACGGTTACCGTTGGATGCTGCAGCACCTCAGCCAGTCCGATGTGCTGCAGGAGCTGCGTCGCCAATACCAACCTTCGAAATTCAAACAGCGGCTGTACCGGGTAGCCCGGCACCGTCTTTTTCCAACGCTGCGGGAGCAAGCATGCCGCGAGACAGAATGCACCTGCCTCTGGTGCCGACATGGCAAACATGTGGATCATGCTTCGCTCCAGCAGTGCGTTCCACCATACCTGACGGCCGCTTTTTGA
- a CDS encoding YybH family protein has product MLGLSWLLIGLWLAPVPSDTAAVQQTVARFHEALAQGDRATVAQLLLEEVIILEGGRRESKAEYLGHHYGRDVAFLQAMRRSIVWQQVRVAGELAYVSTVSRLQGTFRERSYDLSSAELLVLHRTPDGWRIGAIHWSSRPNR; this is encoded by the coding sequence ATGCTGGGTCTTAGCTGGCTCCTGATAGGGTTATGGTTGGCCCCGGTGCCTTCCGACACGGCTGCGGTTCAGCAGACCGTCGCGCGCTTTCATGAAGCGCTTGCTCAGGGCGACCGTGCCACTGTGGCGCAGTTGCTCCTGGAGGAGGTGATCATCTTAGAAGGGGGGCGCCGCGAGTCCAAAGCCGAATACTTAGGTCATCATTATGGTCGAGACGTGGCCTTCCTGCAGGCCATGCGACGCAGCATTGTCTGGCAACAGGTGCGGGTAGCGGGTGAGCTGGCCTACGTGAGCACCGTGTCTCGCCTGCAGGGTACGTTTCGGGAGCGGTCATATGACCTGTCCAGTGCGGAGCTGCTGGTACTCCACCGCACCCCTGATGGTTGGCGCATAGGTGCCATCCACTGGTCTTCCCGCCCGAATCGATAG
- a CDS encoding cupredoxin domain-containing protein, producing MLALLLVGLGGMLTLALLLGPWPGRRMRLHPGPDGFQEAHIQVGPDGFRPRRIQALAHHPLRLVFHRDPDAPLCARRLHLLSWGRKVLLEETSATRIELPPTAAGTYTFSCMRGRLKGTIQLIEQGANA from the coding sequence ATGCTTGCGCTGCTTCTCGTTGGCCTGGGCGGGATGCTGACCCTGGCTCTGCTACTGGGTCCCTGGCCCGGACGCCGCATGCGCCTTCACCCCGGACCTGACGGCTTTCAGGAAGCCCACATTCAGGTAGGGCCAGACGGGTTCCGGCCACGACGGATCCAGGCGCTTGCCCACCATCCCCTCCGGCTCGTCTTCCATCGGGATCCGGACGCACCCTTGTGCGCCCGCCGGCTGCACCTGCTGTCCTGGGGACGGAAGGTCTTGCTGGAAGAGACCTCGGCAACCCGCATCGAGCTACCCCCTACCGCCGCCGGTACGTACACGTTCTCCTGCATGCGAGGACGCCTGAAAGGAACGATTCAGCTTATCGAACAGGGAGCAAACGCATGA
- a CDS encoding cold-shock protein: MSQGTVKWFSAEKGYGFIEQDGGGEDVFVHRTAVAGLGYGEELRKGERLSFEIRRTPKGLQAVNVQRLDR; encoded by the coding sequence ATGTCTCAGGGTACCGTCAAATGGTTCAGCGCCGAGAAAGGCTACGGCTTTATTGAGCAGGACGGTGGGGGCGAAGATGTCTTTGTACATCGGACGGCCGTAGCCGGGCTGGGCTATGGCGAAGAGCTGCGTAAAGGGGAGCGGCTGAGCTTTGAGATTCGCCGCACGCCCAAAGGACTCCAGGCCGTCAACGTGCAACGGCTGGACAGGTAA
- a CDS encoding methyltransferase family protein, whose protein sequence is MERYDYGLWPLVILASLLFIGFAFWFARPQRRADWRAFGVFSAFIVALFTEMYGVPLTLYLLYGWLGTRYPQLDLFAHENGHLWQVLLGLEGASHLGLLHLLSYGLIGSGLWLVAAAWKVLYQAQRNGTLAVTGPYARIRHPQYAGFILVLIGFLIQWPTLITLVLFPVLVSLYVGLARREEQQLRARFGPAYAAYLAQIPAFVPRPGRRYRPTPVHHPRA, encoded by the coding sequence ATGGAACGCTATGACTATGGCCTATGGCCTTTAGTAATTCTTGCGTCTTTGCTGTTTATTGGATTCGCCTTCTGGTTTGCCCGGCCACAGCGGCGGGCTGACTGGCGAGCTTTCGGTGTCTTTTCGGCCTTCATTGTGGCCCTGTTCACCGAAATGTATGGCGTCCCGCTGACGCTGTATTTACTCTACGGATGGTTAGGAACGCGCTATCCCCAACTGGATCTGTTTGCCCATGAAAACGGCCACCTCTGGCAAGTTCTGCTGGGGCTTGAAGGAGCCTCCCATCTGGGACTGCTTCATCTGCTGAGCTATGGATTAATTGGAAGTGGACTCTGGCTTGTGGCTGCCGCCTGGAAGGTGCTCTACCAGGCGCAGCGCAACGGCACGCTGGCTGTTACCGGCCCGTACGCCCGCATCCGACATCCGCAATACGCAGGGTTTATCCTGGTCTTGATCGGCTTTCTGATTCAGTGGCCTACCCTGATCACGCTGGTGCTCTTTCCCGTACTGGTCAGCCTGTATGTCGGACTGGCCCGCCGCGAAGAACAGCAGTTGCGCGCCCGATTTGGCCCTGCCTATGCCGCTTACCTTGCCCAGATTCCCGCTTTTGTGCCACGCCCGGGCCGGCGTTATCGTCCAACCCCTGTTCACCATCCCCGAGCCTAG
- a CDS encoding RNA polymerase sigma factor, whose translation MLTRKIQYPELETLLARGGQQLLTYIQYKVHDPHLAEDILQDSLLKALQAAPNLRSREKLIPWFYRIVQRAIADTYRKHRREQQAYRRYAEAAEEASLSPEDRQMICRCFQELLPTLRPAYRHLIEAIDLNGKRPKEVAQELGITPNNLHVRLHRARRQLRRRLEAACTFCLDHSYFDCAC comes from the coding sequence ATGCTTACCCGTAAGATTCAATATCCTGAACTCGAAACGTTGCTCGCCCGCGGAGGCCAGCAATTGCTAACCTATATCCAGTACAAAGTCCATGACCCGCATTTAGCGGAAGACATCCTGCAGGACAGCCTGCTGAAAGCTCTCCAGGCAGCCCCCAATCTGCGGAGTCGGGAGAAGCTGATTCCCTGGTTCTATCGCATTGTCCAGCGAGCTATTGCCGACACGTACCGCAAACATCGACGTGAACAGCAGGCGTATCGACGCTACGCAGAGGCTGCCGAAGAGGCATCGCTGTCGCCTGAAGACCGCCAGATGATCTGTCGCTGTTTTCAGGAACTGTTGCCAACGCTTCGACCGGCCTACCGCCATCTGATTGAGGCAATCGACTTAAATGGGAAACGACCGAAAGAGGTAGCCCAGGAACTGGGCATTACGCCAAACAACCTGCACGTGCGGCTTCACCGAGCGCGTCGCCAACTCCGACGGCGTCTGGAGGCCGCCTGTACTTTCTGTCTGGATCATAGTTACTTTGACTGTGCCTGCTAA
- a CDS encoding DUF2231 domain-containing protein — protein MLPEWAPNLHPLVVHFPIALLFLAVGFDFVTLLLRRPKSLVWVTAVLYGLGALGALVAYLTGRAAADGLDLPSSVIPAVSAHADWAERTLWFFGIFALIRLGLAWWRHPLARAGWLHGLLVAVGLGGLWLLYQTGERGAELVFAHGLGVSTVHELEAERDSLARQLRLLLAAAQFEQQPDGGWHWMPGPGAEQVLADSFTVHAGSLAELSLEAGPDELRLTLADQTLLFTGPGTLSGTEITVRLHRDSLQGIVRLVYHLQDANNYDFLEIGPARIRQGRLVAGQERLFDEAPLPETGWLEVRAIAYGTHFRGYVNGQMRVHGHGSAARPGPAGLYLRGSGTIRLRTLTVQPVH, from the coding sequence ATGCTTCCTGAGTGGGCACCTAACCTGCATCCCCTGGTCGTTCATTTTCCAATTGCGCTGCTTTTCCTGGCCGTCGGCTTTGACTTCGTGACGTTGCTGCTACGTCGCCCTAAATCACTGGTGTGGGTGACGGCCGTGTTGTATGGGCTCGGTGCGCTGGGCGCGCTGGTGGCTTACCTGACCGGGCGAGCAGCCGCCGACGGCCTTGACCTACCCTCATCTGTCATTCCAGCCGTTTCTGCCCATGCCGACTGGGCCGAGCGTACGTTGTGGTTTTTTGGCATATTTGCCCTGATCCGGTTGGGACTGGCCTGGTGGCGGCATCCTTTGGCACGCGCTGGCTGGCTGCATGGTCTTCTGGTAGCGGTTGGCCTTGGGGGGCTGTGGCTTCTGTATCAGACGGGCGAGCGCGGTGCCGAGCTCGTCTTTGCACATGGCCTGGGCGTTTCCACCGTGCATGAGTTGGAGGCGGAGCGTGACTCCCTGGCCCGACAGCTTCGCCTCTTACTGGCCGCTGCGCAGTTCGAGCAACAACCTGATGGTGGCTGGCACTGGATGCCGGGGCCTGGCGCAGAACAGGTGCTAGCCGACTCATTCACTGTGCACGCCGGAAGCCTTGCAGAGCTAAGCCTGGAAGCAGGCCCTGACGAACTGCGTCTGACGCTCGCCGATCAAACATTGCTGTTCACAGGTCCGGGCACGCTGTCCGGTACCGAGATCACGGTACGACTTCATCGCGACAGTCTGCAGGGGATTGTCCGGTTGGTCTATCACCTGCAGGATGCAAACAACTATGACTTTCTGGAAATCGGTCCTGCCCGCATTCGTCAGGGCCGCCTCGTTGCAGGACAGGAGCGTCTCTTCGACGAAGCACCGCTACCTGAAACGGGCTGGCTTGAGGTGCGGGCCATCGCCTACGGCACCCACTTTCGCGGTTATGTAAATGGGCAAATGCGGGTGCATGGCCATGGTTCAGCCGCCCGACCTGGTCCAGCGGGTCTTTATCTCCGGGGATCCGGTACGATCCGCCTGCGCACCCTGACCGTCCAGCCCGTTCACTAA
- a CDS encoding class I SAM-dependent methyltransferase, with product MASERVRKRYVHALRFQWLTPAYDTIIKTTTREQRFKQALISQAQLGAGHQVLDVGCGTGTLAIWIKQRHPDVSVTGIDGEPAILAIARQKAQKAGVSVVFKQALAYSLPFPDHCFDRVFSSLLLHHMVWEDKVRTAREVFRVLKPGGTWHVADWGAPAHRIMRLLFFSIQLLDGFEQTRDHVTGRLPELFARAGFQEVQVGPSFSTLYGTLTLYQGRRPLA from the coding sequence ATGGCTTCCGAACGTGTCCGAAAACGGTATGTTCATGCCCTGCGATTCCAATGGCTGACCCCCGCCTACGATACGATTATAAAGACGACTACCCGCGAGCAACGCTTCAAGCAGGCATTAATTTCGCAGGCTCAGCTGGGGGCAGGCCATCAGGTTCTGGATGTGGGGTGTGGAACCGGCACTTTGGCTATCTGGATTAAGCAGCGGCATCCGGATGTCTCCGTAACCGGTATCGACGGAGAGCCGGCAATTCTTGCCATTGCGCGTCAAAAAGCGCAAAAAGCTGGCGTCTCGGTTGTTTTTAAGCAGGCCCTTGCTTATTCGCTTCCCTTTCCAGATCACTGTTTTGATCGCGTTTTTTCAAGTCTGCTGTTGCACCACATGGTCTGGGAGGACAAGGTGCGTACGGCCCGTGAAGTTTTTCGGGTACTGAAGCCGGGAGGGACGTGGCATGTCGCAGACTGGGGAGCACCAGCGCACAGGATCATGCGGCTGCTGTTTTTTTCCATTCAACTGCTGGATGGATTCGAGCAGACACGAGACCATGTGACCGGTCGGCTTCCCGAACTGTTCGCACGTGCTGGTTTTCAGGAAGTGCAGGTGGGGCCTTCGTTTTCTACCCTCTATGGTACCCTGACCCTTTACCAGGGACGCCGACCCCTTGCGTAA